Proteins from a genomic interval of Scatophagus argus isolate fScaArg1 chromosome 6, fScaArg1.pri, whole genome shotgun sequence:
- the abca7 gene encoding phospholipid-transporting ATPase ABCA1 isoform X3 encodes MESVRRLGERPGAWPNLPVEEYLRANETFSTFLLTNGSLSPVTVDQLMKARLNFQVSLAGAQMQLKDLVCNASMLGQFLTVDGGDATMNDLQTQLCNLPADILREAERLFLSQLDFTKFITRDRLMANAGDLRLISQSVTSVTQELAVLMNDLSSLSSFAEMDAALRLLSPENRSALPRESFRAFSKIMCGHPEVGGERIPSLNWYEDNDIKSFLGKNGTEDTDLDRDNNTTPFCKSLIQGLESNPLSRIVWRGIKPLFIGKLLYTPDTPAVRQVMKEVNKTFEDLQILQELNEAWMEVGPRIKNYMETSVEIQLLQNLLRRPEVAVLVNLRLENTSWTASRIARFLSTPSPDAPRNPGAPPTWLDIYNDLSHTVSTLAQVTECFSLNKLEGLETEGQMVERALELLEDRQFWAGVVFLLPNSSSPHLPPHVTYKIRMDIDDVSRTNKIKDRFWDPGPAADPFNDMRYIWGGFVYVQDLVERAVSRILTGVQQTTGIYIQQMPYPCYVDDVFLRVLNRSLPLFMTLAWIYSVAMIIKGVVYEKEARLKETMRIMGLGTGTLWLSWFISSMIPFLISAGLLIALLKWGDILPYSDPSVVFFFLTAFATATIMQCFLISTFFSKANLAAACGGLIYFGLYLPYVLCVAWRDRLNTKHRVLASFLSPVAFGFGCEYFSQYEEQGVGIQWYNLHSSPVEGDSYSFTISITMLYVDAFIYAIAAWYIEAVFPGEYGIPRPWYFIFQINYWGGVPLEAGMPIPPAPTEQDEDHIEPEPTNLTLGVSIRNLVKIYKKGAKLAVNHLNLKFYEGQITSFLGHNGAGKTTTISVLTGLFPPTSGTVYIKGMDIRHDMDIIRRTLGVCPQHNVLFDILTVEEHVWFYGCLKGLSEAEVKAELNTLLDDVGLLHKRHEQTKNLSGGMQRKLSVAIAFVGGSKVVVLDEPTAGVDPYSRRGIWDLLLKYRKDRTIILSTHYMDEAELLGDRIAIISQGRLCCCGSPLFLKSHLGSGYYLTVVKRDGLGTSTPSSTSIYNSTSTSISTNKLAPLKDSESSMSEDTGLGSEESSSYLAALLSLAQHHIPGARLVEESGREAVVNFPQSAAKDSSLSVFLSELDARLTELGVSSYGLSDSTLEEIFLQVAEETGVDAEPEHQADSPHTQPPSAGQRADRQHAEEPETGRKRLRKQEPVETDLLSGDGRGGIPMTGWWLTWQQLRALFIKRWLYARRSRRGFLAQIVLPAVFVLVALLFSLIVPPFGKYPALQLQPWMYGEQYTFFSNDAPGNPAVENLLEALLDQPGFGTKCMEKEEEDNSTSPQCKAERGGLLMRPQVSYSTWQMFSRGNWSRDKPSPDCQCSTEDVRRMLPDCPQGAGGLPPPQIKRLTGDILQNLTGYNVSDYLVKTYSQILKKSLKTKKWVNEFRYGGFSLGGSASQTLSQVQHVQDSVTAIRTRYRVPENSSLDHLLDRLPDFLGGLNSQNNVKVWYNNKGWHAMVSFVNVMNNGLLRASLPPGPERRKHGITAYNHPLNLTKEQLTEMAMMTTSVDVLVSICVIFAMSFVPASFVLFLIEERVSKAKHLQFVSGVKPVLYWLANFTWDMLNYTVPATMVVLIFISFQQQSYVSETNLPALILLLLLYGWSITPLMYPASFVFTVPSTAYVVLTSINLFIGINGSIATFVLELFVDEHLNEVNRILKKVFLIFPHFCLGRGLIDMAKNQAMADAFQRLGTKQTLDPLQWDFVGKNLFAMAAQGVIFFIFTILLQYKFFIRFRPWWDVPQMPPLGPEDEDVARERERVINGKAQSDILTMIDLSKVYKAGRKPAVDRLCLGIPRGECFGLLGVNGAGKTSTFRMLTGDTDITCGEAFLYHHSVLTEMERVHQLMGYCPQFDAISDLLTGREHLELYARLRGVPEQSVAKVAQWGVKKLGLTQYAEQEAGGYSGGNKRKLSTAISLIGAPPVIFLDEPTTGMDPKAKRFLWNCILSVTKEGRAVVLTSHSMEECEALCTRMAIMVNGRFQCLGSVQHLKNRFGDGYTIILRLLDGSNPDSGPIGTYMKNCFPSIELKEHHQNVLQYQLPSHACCLARVFDVLANNYEELGIIDFSVSQTTLDQVFVNFAKEQTDEDHLTEVVSGNRTVQTNSSAVPTRINPPAIEPQPPITPPQPSKTSQQLGKSSDGKPKEGKSKKAKAGKVRSKEGKANGEKSSSTAMTRISQPEEINHSSPMDSVGSNSSNGGVQGESSKSSMSKHRAESSSKDPTALFMVNSNTQDSAL; translated from the exons ATGGAAAGTGTCCGAAGGCTGGGAGAGAGACCTGGAGCCTGGCCAA ATCTCCCAGTGGAAGAATACCTGAGAGCCAATGAGACGTTCTCGACCTTCCTCCTGACCAATGGCAGTCTGTCGCCTGTGACTGTGGACCAGCTGATGAAGGCTCGTCTCAATTTTCAG GTTTCTCTTGCTGGAGCTCAGATGCAGCTGAAGGACTTGGTGTGTAATGCGAGCATGCTGGGACAGTTTCTGACGGTCGACGGAGGAGACGCCACCATGAATGATCTTCAGACTCAGCTGTGTAACCTGCCAGCCGACATCCTGCGGGAGGCTGAACgccttttcctctctcagctcGACTTTACCAAGTTCATCACG CGAGACCGTTTGATGGCTAACGCTGGCGATCTCAGGCTCATCAGTCAGTCCGTCACCTCAGTAACCCAGGAGCTGGCTGTCCTCATGAATGAT TTGTCCTCTCTGTCCAGCTTTGCAGAGATGGACGCAGCTCTTCGTCTTCTGTCTCCGGAGAATCGCTCGGCTCTTCCCAGGGAGAGTTTTCGTGCTTTTTCAAAGATCATGTGCGGTCACCCTGAGGTTGGCGGTGAGCGCATCCCATCACTCAACTGGTATGAAGACAACGACATCAAGTCCTTCTTAGGTAAAAATGGCACTGAAGACACAGACCTGGACCGTGACAACAACACCA ctccattcTGTAAAAGTTTGATCCAAGGCCTGGAGTCCAACCCTCTGTCTCGCATTGTGTGGCGAGGAATAAAACCTCTGTTTATTGGAAAACTGCTGTACACACCAGACACTCCTGCAGTACGACAAGTCATGAAAGAG GTGAACAAGACCTTCGAGGACCTGCAGATCCTCCAGGAGCTGAACGAAGCCTGGATGGAGGTGGGACCACGAATCAAGAACTACATGGAGACCAGTGTGGAGatccagctgctgcag AATTTGTTGAGGCGGCCAGAGGTGGCAGTGCTGGTCAACCTTCGTCTGGAGAACACATCCTGGACGGCTTCACGGATTGCACGTTTCCTGTCCACACCCTCGCCAGATGCCCCAAGGAACCCTGGGGCACCGCCTACCTGGCTGGACATCTACAACGACCTCAGCCACACCGTCTCCACTCTCGCACAAGTCACTGAG TGTTTCTCCCTAAACAAGCTGGAGGGTTTGGAGACCGAGGGCCAGATGGTTGAGAGGgctctggagctgctggaggacaggCAGTTTTGGGCAGGTGTGGTTTTCCTGCTGCCCAACTCCTCATCCCCTCACCTGCCGCCTCATGTCACCTACAAAATCCGAATGGACATTGACGATGTGTCCCGAACCAACAAGATCAAGGACAG gttttgGGATCCTGGTCCAGCAGCCGACCCGTTTAATGACATGCGCTACATTTGGGGTGGCTTCGTGTACGTCCAGGATCTGGTGGAGAGAGCTGTGAGCCGCATCCTGACTGGAGTTCAACAAACAACAGGCATCTACATCCAGCAGATGCCCTACCCCTGCTATGTGGATGATGT TTTCCTTCGAGTGCTGAATCGCTCTCTGCCGCTCTTCATGACGCTGGCCTGGATCTACTCGGTGGCCATGATCATCAAAGGCGTGGTGTACGAGAAGGAGGCGAGGCTGAAGGAAACCATGAGGATTATGGGTCTGGGAACAGGAACGCTGTGGCTCAGCTGGTTCATCAGCAGCATGATTCCTTTCCTGATCTCTGCTGGGCTCCTTATTGCTCTGCTCAAG TGGGGCGACATCCTGCCATACAGCGATCcgtctgttgtgtttttcttcctgactGCGTTTGCCACCGCCACCATCATGCAGTGCTTCCTCATCAGCACCTTCTTCTCCAAAGCCAACCTGGCTGCTGCATGTGGGGGACTTATATACTTTGGCCTGTACCTGCCCTACGTGCTGTGTGTCGCCTGGAGAGATCGCCTCAACACCAAACACAGAGTCCTCGCT AGTTTCCTGTCCCCTGTGGCCTTTGGCTTCGGTTGTGAGTATTTCTCTCAGTATGAAGAACAAGGTGTGGGCATCCAGTGGTACAACCTCCACTCCAGTCCTGTGGAAGGAGACTCTTACAGCTTCACTATCTCTATAACCATGCTTTATGTGGACGCCTTCATCTACGCCATCGCAGCCTGGTACATCGAAGCTGTGTTTCCAG GTGAATATGGCATCCCCAGACCCTGGTACTTCATCTTCCAGATCAACTACTGGGGTGGCGTCCCCCTGGAGGCAGGCATGCCGATCCCACCCGCACCTACAGAACAGGATGAAG ATCACATTGAACCAGAACCCACAAACCTGACCCTCGGTGTGAGTATCAGAAACCTTGTGAAAATCTACAAGAAGGGAGCAAAACTGGCCGTCAATCACCTCAACCTGAAGTTCTACGAGGGCCAGATCACATCCTTCCTCGGCCACAACGGAGCCGGAAAAACCACCACCAT ATCTGTCCTGACTGGCCTGTTCCCACCCACCTCGGGCACTGTGTACATCAAAGGGATGGACATCCGCCATGACATGGACATCATCCGGAGGACGCTGGGCGTTTGTCCACAACACAATGTCCTGTTTGACAT actgaCAGTGGAGGAGCATGTGTGGTTTTATGGGTGTCTGAAGGGTTTGTCTGAAGCCGAGGTGAAAGCTGAGCTGAACACTCTGCTGGACGATGTTGGCCTGCTGCACAAACGAcatgaacaaaccaaaaaccTCTCCG GTGGTATGCAGAGGAAGCTATCTGTGGCGATTGCATTTGTTGGAGGCTCTAAGGTGGTTGTTCTGGACGAACCTACAGCTGGGGTTGACCCTTACTCCCGCAGAGGGATCTGGGATCTGCTGCTCAAATACCGTAAAG ACCGAACCATCATTTTGTCCACTCACTACATGGACGAGGCGGAGCTGCTAGGTGATCGGATTGCCATCATCTCCCAGGggaggctgtgctgctgtggctcGCCGCTCTTCCTGAAATCCCACCTCGGTTCTGGCTACTACCTCACTGTGGTGAAGAGGGATGGACTGGGCACCAGTACTCCCAGCAGTACCAGTATCTACaacagcaccagcaccagcatcAGCACCAACAAGCTGGCCCCTctcaaa GACAGTGAGTCATCCATGAGTGAAGACACCGGGTTGGGAAGTGAGGAGAGCAGCTCAT ACCTGGCGGCGTTGCTTTCCCTGGCACAACACCACATCCCAGGTGCGAGACTGGTGGAGGAGTCAGGGCGCGAGGCGGTGGTCAACTTCCCGCAGTCAGCCGCCAAGGACAGCAGCCTGTCCGTCTTCCTGTCCGAACTGGATGCGAGGCTGACTGAACTGGGCGTCAGCAGCTACGGCCTGTCTGACAGCACACTGGAGGAG ATTTTTTTGCAAGTGGCAGAGGAAACCGGCGTGGATGCTGAGCCGGAGCATCAGGCTgactctccacacacacagccgccATCGGCTGGGCAGAGGGCAGACAGACAACATGCTGAAGAACCTGAGACAG GAAGGAAAAGGCTTCGTAAGCAAG AACCTGTGGAGACGGACCTGCTCAGTGGAGATGGCCGAGGTGGGATCCCCATGACGGGTTGGTGGCTGACGTGGCAGCAGCTGAGGGCTCTCTTCATCAAACGCTGGCTTTATGCTCGACGGAGCCGCAGAGGCTTCCTCGCTCAG ATTGTCCTGCCTGCTGTGTTCGTGTTGGTCGCGCTGCTCTTCAGCCTCATCGTGCCTCCGTTTGGGAAGTATCCAGCGTTGCAGCTGCAGCCCTGGATGTATGGAGAACAGTACACCTTCTTCAG CAACGACGCACCTGGGAACCCAGCTGTGGAGAATCTGCTGGAAGCTCTGCTGGACCAGCCAGGCTTTGGTACCAAGTGcatggagaaagaggaagaagacaacaGCAC GAGTCCTCAGTGTAAAGCCGAGCGGGGTGGTCTGTTAATGCGGCCACAGGTCTCCTACTCCACCTGGCAAATGTTCAGCCGAGGCAACTGGAGCAGAGACAAACCCTCACCTGATTGTCAGTGTAGTACGGAGGACGTCCGCCGGATGCTCCCTGACTGCCCGCAGGGTGCCGGTGGACTGCCGCCTCCTCAG ATTAAAAGGCTGACTGGAGACATCCTCCAGAATCTGACGGGTTATAATGTCTCAGATTACCTGGTGAAAACCTACTCTCAGATCCTCAAGAAAAG cttaaaaaCCAAGAAGTGGGTGAATGAATTCAG ATATGGAGGCTTTTCCCTTGGGGGCAGCGCCAGCCAGACTTTATCTCAGGTCCAGCATGTCCAAGACTCGGTCACGGCAATAAGGACTCGTTATCGAGTTCCGGAG AACAGTTCACTGGATCATCTGCTCGACAGACTGCCGGATTTTCTAGGAGGACTTAACAGTCAAAACAATGTGAAG GTGTGGTACAATAACAAAGGATGGCATGCCATGGTGTCATTTGTCAACGTGATGAACAATGGCCTGCTGAGAGCCAGTCTGCCACCAGGtccagagaggagaaaacacgGCATCACTGCTTACAACCACCCGCTGAACCTCACCAAGGAGCAACTCACCGAAATGGCCAT GATGACCACATCAGTGGACGTTCTGGTTTCCATCTGCGTGATCTTTGCCATGTCCTTTGTGCCAGCCAGCTTCGTCCTTTTTCTGATTGAGGAGCGAGTCAGCAAAGCCAAACACCTTCAGTTTGTCAGTGGGGTGAAGCCAGTACTCTACTGGCTGGCCAACTTCACTTGGGACATG TTGAACTACACCGTACCTGCCACCATGGtggtgctgatcttcatcagTTTCCAGCAGCAGTCGTACGTCTCGGAGACCAACCTCCCTGCTctcatcctgctgctcctgctctaTGG GTGGTCCATCACCCCTCTGATGTACCCAGCATCCTTTGTGTTCACTGTCCCCAGCACAGCCTATGTAGTCCTGACCTCCATCAACCTCTTCATCGGAATCAACGGCAGCATCGCCACCTTCGTTCTGGAGCTGTTTGTTGATGAG catCTGAATGAGGTCAACAGGATTCTAAAGAAAGTGTTTCTCATCTTCCCTCACTTCTGCCTGGGACGTGGACTCATCGACATGGCCAAAAACCAGGCCATGGCAGATGCCTTCCAGAGACTGG GCACAAAACAGACTTTGGACCCTCTTCAGTGGGACTTTGTAGGGAAGAACCTCTTTGCGATGGCAGCTCAAGgtgttattttcttcatcttcaccaTTCTGCTGCAGTACAAGTTCTTCATTCGCTTCAG GCCTTGGTGGGACGTCCCTCAGATGCCTCCTCTTGGTCCAGAGGATGAGGACGTTGCCAGGGAGCGAGAAAGGGTCATAAATGGCAAAGCCCAGTCAGACATCCTCACCATGATCGACCTGAGCAAG GTTTATAAAGCGGGCAGGAAGCCGGCTGTGGATCGTCTCTGCCTTGGCATTCCTCGTGGCGAG TGTTTTGGCCTGCTGGGGGTGAACGGAGCAGGGAAGACCTCCACCTTTCGCATGCTGACTGGAGACACAGACATCACCTGTGGAGAAGCCTTTCTTTATCACCACAG TGTGCTGACAGAGATGGAGCGAGTCCACCAGCTGATGGGTTACTGTCCACAGTTTGATGCCATCAGCGACTTGCTGACAGGTCGGGAGCATCTGGAGCTGTACGCCCGTCTGCGGGGCGTGCCAGAGCAGTCTGTCGCCAAG GTGGCACAGTGGGGGGTGAAGAAGCTGGGACTGACCCAGTACGCTGAGCAGGAGGCTGGAGGCTACAGCGGAGGCAACAAGAGAAAGCTCTCCACCGCCATCTCCCTCATCGGGGCTCCGCCTGTTATATTCCTG GATGAGCCCACTACTGGTATGGACCCAAAAGCCAAAAGGTTTTTGTGGAACTGCATCCTCAGTGTCACCAAAGAGGGAAGAGCTGTAGTTCTCACCTCCCACAG TATGGAGGAGTGTGAGGCCCTCTGCACCAGAATGGCCATCATGGTCAACGGCAGATTTCAGTGTCTCGGATCTGTGCAACACCTGAAGAACAG GTTTGGTGACGGCTACACCATCATCCTCCGCCTGTTGGACGGCTCTAACCCGGACTCAGGCCCCATCGGCACCTATATGAAGAACTGTTTTCCCAGCATTGAGTTGAAGGAGCACCATCAGAACGTGCTGCAGTACCAGCTGCCGTCACACGCCTGCTGCCTGGCTCGTGTCTTCGATGTGCTGGCAAATAACTATGAGGAGCTGGGCATCATCGACTTCTCTGTTTCACAGACCACCCTGGACCAG GTGTTTGTCAATTTTGCCAAAGAGCAAACGGATGAAGACCACCTCACAGAGGTGGTTTCTGGCAACAGAACAGTCCAGACCAACTCGTCTGCGGTGCCCACCAGGATCAACCCTCCCGCCATCGAACCACAGCCACCAATCACACCCCCTCAGCCAAGCAAGACTTCACAACAGCTTGGGAAATCATCTGACGGCAAACCGAAAGAGGGTAAATCAAAAAAGGCGAAAGCTGGCAAGGTCAGATCTAAAGAAGGCAAAGCTAACggagaaaaaagcagcagtACAGCAATGACCAGAATATCTCAGCCGGAGGAAATTAATCATTCAAGCCCGATGGACAGCGTTGGATCAAACAGCAGTAATGGTGGAGTTCAGGGAGAATCCAGCAAATCCAGTATGTCGAAACACAGGGCAGAAAGCTCCAGTAAAGATCCTACTGCGCTCTTTATGGTCAACAGCAACACGCAGGACAGTGCACTGTGA